In Archangium violaceum, the following are encoded in one genomic region:
- the secG gene encoding preprotein translocase subunit SecG — MLTFVTIVHVLLCVFMIFVILLQPGKDAGMGSALGGGAATSAFGGRGATTFLSKVTGICAALFFLTSLGLSFVGMRTSVAAGSVAQPAAQQQAPAVPQQGTAQPGSGAPPAGQIPPANPQEAAPSSGAAPAQQNAPGTPSTVETPRPAETPAAPPAP, encoded by the coding sequence ATGTTGACCTTCGTGACGATCGTGCACGTCCTCCTGTGCGTGTTCATGATCTTCGTCATCCTGTTGCAGCCCGGGAAGGACGCGGGCATGGGCTCTGCCCTGGGTGGCGGTGCGGCGACGAGTGCATTCGGTGGGCGCGGTGCGACGACCTTCCTGAGCAAGGTGACGGGCATCTGCGCGGCGCTGTTCTTCCTGACGTCGCTGGGCCTGTCCTTCGTGGGCATGCGCACCTCGGTGGCGGCGGGCTCGGTGGCGCAGCCGGCGGCGCAGCAGCAGGCGCCGGCGGTGCCGCAGCAGGGCACGGCGCAGCCTGGCAGCGGGGCACCTCCGGCGGGCCAGATTCCTCCGGCCAATCCGCAGGAGGCGGCGCCTTCCTCGGGTGCGGCTCCCGCGCAGCAGAACGCCCCGGGTACGCCGAGCACGGTGGAGACGCCGCGGCCGGCGGAGACTCCGGCGGCCCCTCCCGCTCCGTAG
- a CDS encoding phosphoglycerate kinase: protein MIRYIDDMQLTGKRVFIRVDFNVPLEGKRITDDTRIREALPTIRRALEMGGKVILASHLGRPKGPEPKFSLEPVANRLIELLGPKHEVILADDCVGDGVRKLVKDLKDGQVLMLENLRFHKEEEGNDETFARELASFADVYINDAFGTAHRAHASTAGMVPFVKEKGAGMLMRKELEYLGGALKNPAKPFVAILGGAKVSDKIKVIESLLPKVDALLIGGAMAYTFLKAQGIEVGKSRVEEDKLSLATRMLEAAQRLKTSLVLPVDHVCSTEPSDKGEAREVADRAIPADLMGLDIGPKTRAMYSEHIRSAKTVVWNGPMGMFEVEKYAAGTRSVAESMAINKDAITIVGGGDSAAAVNEMGMASKLSHVSTGGGASLEFLEGRELPGVKALETK, encoded by the coding sequence ATGATCCGCTACATCGACGACATGCAACTGACCGGAAAGCGCGTCTTCATCCGGGTGGACTTCAACGTTCCCCTGGAGGGCAAGCGCATCACCGATGACACCCGTATCCGCGAGGCGCTGCCGACCATCCGGCGTGCGCTGGAGATGGGCGGAAAGGTGATTCTGGCCTCCCACCTCGGGCGCCCCAAGGGGCCCGAGCCGAAGTTCTCGCTGGAGCCGGTGGCCAACCGGCTCATCGAACTGCTCGGCCCCAAGCACGAGGTCATCCTCGCCGACGACTGCGTGGGTGACGGCGTGCGCAAGCTGGTGAAGGACCTGAAGGACGGGCAGGTGCTCATGCTCGAGAACCTGCGCTTCCACAAGGAGGAGGAGGGCAACGACGAGACCTTCGCTCGCGAGCTGGCCTCCTTCGCCGACGTCTACATCAACGACGCCTTCGGCACCGCGCACCGCGCCCATGCCTCCACCGCGGGCATGGTGCCCTTCGTGAAGGAGAAGGGCGCCGGCATGCTGATGCGCAAGGAGCTGGAGTACCTGGGCGGCGCGCTGAAGAACCCGGCCAAGCCCTTCGTGGCCATCCTGGGCGGCGCCAAGGTGAGCGACAAGATCAAGGTCATCGAGAGCCTGCTGCCCAAGGTGGACGCGCTGCTCATCGGTGGCGCCATGGCCTACACCTTCCTCAAGGCGCAGGGCATCGAAGTGGGCAAGAGCCGCGTGGAGGAGGACAAGCTGTCGCTGGCCACGCGCATGCTGGAGGCGGCGCAGCGGCTGAAGACCTCGCTGGTGCTGCCCGTCGACCACGTCTGCAGCACCGAGCCCTCGGACAAGGGCGAGGCGCGCGAGGTGGCGGATCGGGCCATTCCCGCCGACCTGATGGGCCTGGACATCGGCCCCAAGACGCGGGCCATGTACTCCGAGCACATCCGCAGCGCGAAGACGGTGGTGTGGAACGGGCCCATGGGCATGTTCGAGGTGGAGAAGTACGCCGCGGGCACGCGCTCGGTGGCCGAGTCCATGGCCATCAACAAGGACGCGATCACCATCGTGGGCGGCGGAGACAGCGCGGCGGCCGTCAACGAGATGGGGATGGCCAGCAAGCTGAGCCACGTGTCCACGGGCGGCGGCGCCTCGCTGGAGTTCCTCGAGGGCCGTGAGCTGCCGGGCGTGAAGGCGCTCGAGACCAAGTAG
- a CDS encoding diacylglycerol kinase family protein — MSSPALSPQPPPPSEKKTPPSYPPRGGSGMLASLCHAWNGLIHTVVHQRNMRVHLVSALLVGLVGSGIELGLAEKVTLIFCVLLIFFAEILNSALEHLVDLATRHFDEKARLTKDAAAAGVLVLAVGTVVIFAAILVHNWETVINSGPQIARQVALGLPLALCVMVLVMPRPRSAWVDRVAFVGGAVLLGALAPRTASSVFTAMDAGLLIVAGAAARQRRREQPRS, encoded by the coding sequence ATGAGTTCCCCGGCCCTCTCCCCCCAGCCTCCGCCTCCTTCCGAGAAGAAGACGCCGCCGTCCTATCCGCCTCGCGGGGGCTCCGGCATGCTCGCTTCCTTGTGCCATGCGTGGAACGGGCTCATCCACACCGTCGTCCACCAGCGGAACATGCGCGTCCACCTCGTCTCCGCGCTGCTCGTGGGCCTGGTGGGCAGCGGCATCGAGCTGGGGCTCGCCGAGAAGGTGACGCTCATCTTCTGCGTCCTCCTCATCTTCTTCGCGGAGATCCTCAACAGCGCCCTCGAGCACCTGGTGGACCTCGCCACCCGGCACTTCGACGAGAAGGCCCGCCTCACCAAGGACGCGGCCGCCGCGGGTGTCTTGGTGCTCGCCGTGGGCACCGTCGTCATCTTCGCCGCCATCCTCGTCCACAACTGGGAGACGGTGATCAACAGCGGACCGCAGATCGCCCGGCAGGTCGCGCTCGGGTTGCCTCTGGCCCTGTGCGTGATGGTGCTGGTGATGCCAAGGCCGCGCTCCGCCTGGGTCGACAGGGTGGCCTTCGTGGGAGGTGCCGTCCTGCTCGGAGCGCTCGCGCCACGCACCGCCAGCTCCGTCTTCACCGCCATGGACGCGGGCCTGCTCATCGTCGCCGGAGCCGCCGCCCGCCAGCGCCGCCGCGAACAGCCGAGGAGCTGA
- the tpiA gene encoding triose-phosphate isomerase has product MAAQARRKLIAGNWKMNKTIPEGLALVRELKGLVASIPGDRVEIALAPPFVSLQAVAKELEGSPLKLAAQNCHWEASGAYTGEVSAAMLKDVGCAYVILGHSERRQYFGETDETVNKRTKAVLGAGMKPIICVGETLAEREANRTLEVVERQVAGALKGFSAAEVAGFVLAYEPVWAIGTGRTATSAQAQEVHRALREQLGRLYDRGTAEQVRIQYGGSVKPDNAAELMGQADVDGALVGGASLKAADFLAIIRGGV; this is encoded by the coding sequence ATGGCGGCACAGGCGCGACGCAAGCTCATCGCCGGTAACTGGAAGATGAACAAGACCATCCCCGAGGGGCTCGCGCTGGTGCGCGAGCTGAAGGGGCTGGTGGCCTCGATTCCGGGAGACCGGGTGGAGATCGCCCTGGCGCCTCCCTTCGTCTCGCTGCAGGCGGTGGCGAAGGAGCTGGAGGGCTCCCCCCTGAAGCTGGCGGCCCAGAACTGCCACTGGGAGGCCAGCGGCGCGTACACCGGCGAGGTGTCCGCGGCGATGCTGAAGGACGTGGGGTGCGCCTACGTCATCCTCGGCCACTCGGAGCGCCGGCAGTACTTCGGCGAGACGGACGAGACGGTGAACAAGCGCACGAAGGCGGTGCTGGGCGCGGGGATGAAGCCCATCATCTGCGTGGGCGAGACGCTGGCCGAGCGCGAGGCCAACCGTACCCTGGAGGTGGTGGAGCGGCAGGTGGCGGGGGCGCTGAAGGGCTTTTCGGCGGCCGAGGTGGCGGGCTTCGTGCTGGCGTACGAGCCGGTGTGGGCCATTGGGACGGGCCGGACGGCCACGAGCGCCCAGGCGCAGGAGGTGCACCGGGCCCTGCGCGAGCAGCTCGGCCGGCTGTACGACCGGGGCACGGCGGAGCAGGTGCGCATCCAGTACGGCGGGAGCGTGAAGCCGGACAACGCGGCGGAGCTGATGGGGCAGGCGGACGTGGACGGGGCGCTGGTGGGTGGGGCGAGCCTGAAGGCGGCGGACTTCTTGGCGATCATCCGGGGCGGGGTCTGA
- the gap gene encoding type I glyceraldehyde-3-phosphate dehydrogenase yields MATRIAINGFGRIGRCVLRAALSRKENIEIVAINDLDEPAALAHLFKYDSVHRMWPGSVKASDKGIVIDGKEIAVTAQKEPTALPWKSMGVDVVLECTGRFTEREGAEKHMAAGAKKVIISAPAKGPDLTIAYGINHDQYDPKKHHILSNASCTTNCLAPVSKVLLENFGIEKGVMTTIHSYTNDQRILDLTHKDLRRARAAALSMIPSSTGAAKAIGEVLPALKGKMHGISVRVPTPNVSLVDLSVVTSKPVTADAVNAAFKAAAEGPLKGILQYNDEQTVSVDYNGNPHSSIFDSTNTMIVGDNLLKVMAWYDNEWGFSNRMVDTVKFLVSKGF; encoded by the coding sequence ATGGCCACCAGGATTGCCATCAACGGGTTTGGTCGCATCGGTCGTTGCGTGCTGCGCGCCGCGCTGAGCCGCAAGGAGAACATCGAGATCGTCGCCATCAACGACCTCGACGAGCCGGCCGCACTGGCGCACCTCTTCAAGTACGACTCCGTGCACCGCATGTGGCCGGGGAGCGTGAAGGCCTCGGACAAGGGCATCGTCATCGACGGCAAGGAGATCGCCGTCACCGCCCAGAAGGAGCCGACCGCGCTGCCCTGGAAGTCCATGGGCGTGGACGTGGTGCTCGAGTGCACCGGCCGCTTCACGGAACGCGAGGGTGCCGAGAAGCACATGGCCGCGGGCGCCAAGAAGGTCATCATCTCCGCGCCGGCCAAGGGCCCGGACCTGACGATCGCCTACGGCATCAACCACGACCAGTACGATCCGAAGAAGCACCACATCCTCTCCAACGCCTCGTGCACCACCAACTGCCTGGCGCCGGTGAGCAAGGTGCTGCTGGAGAACTTCGGCATCGAGAAGGGCGTGATGACCACCATCCACAGCTACACCAACGACCAGCGCATCCTGGATCTCACGCACAAGGATCTGCGCCGCGCCCGCGCCGCCGCGCTGTCGATGATTCCCTCCTCCACGGGTGCCGCCAAGGCCATCGGTGAGGTGCTGCCGGCCCTCAAGGGCAAGATGCACGGCATTTCGGTGCGCGTGCCGACCCCGAACGTGTCCCTGGTGGACCTGAGCGTGGTGACCAGCAAGCCCGTCACCGCCGACGCCGTCAACGCCGCGTTCAAGGCCGCCGCCGAGGGCCCCCTCAAGGGCATCCTCCAGTACAACGACGAGCAGACCGTCTCCGTCGACTACAACGGCAACCCGCACTCCTCCATCTTCGACTCCACCAACACCATGATCGTGGGCGACAACCTGCTCAAGGTGATGGCCTGGTACGACAACGAGTGGGGCTTCTCCAACCGCATGGTGGATACGGTGAAGTTCCTCGTGTCCAAGGGCTTCTAG
- the mads1 gene encoding methylation-associated defense system helix-turn-helix domain-containing protein MAD1 translates to MQDEILTLPEIAQLLKVADKTVYTMAQKGEIPAFKVRGQWRFRRADIEEWMASQVARTTKKTEGPRRPKGVRK, encoded by the coding sequence ATGCAGGACGAGATTCTCACACTGCCCGAGATCGCCCAGTTGCTGAAGGTCGCGGACAAGACCGTCTACACGATGGCCCAGAAGGGGGAGATCCCGGCGTTCAAGGTGCGCGGGCAGTGGCGGTTCCGGCGTGCCGACATCGAGGAGTGGATGGCCTCGCAGGTCGCGAGGACCACCAAGAAGACCGAGGGGCCACGGCGGCCAAAGGGGGTCCGGAAGTGA
- a CDS encoding tyrosine-type recombinase/integrase has translation MISLALNTGLRIGELAARSWDCVDMASGRLLVKRNVFRVHLGTPKGGREREVPLNERALKALRDYPRRIDTPWVFPQRDGGFIRNPQHTCAEAILRNAERAGIRPIGWHTLRHTFASHLAMRGVPLKAIQELMGHATIEMTMRYAHLSPDVKKDAVRALDVRPNGTLTAHIQEA, from the coding sequence ATGATCTCCCTCGCCCTCAACACCGGCCTGCGCATCGGCGAGCTGGCCGCGCGCTCCTGGGACTGCGTGGACATGGCCTCCGGGCGGCTGCTGGTGAAGCGCAACGTCTTCCGGGTGCACCTCGGCACTCCGAAGGGCGGGCGCGAGCGAGAGGTGCCGCTCAACGAGCGGGCGCTGAAGGCCCTACGGGACTACCCCCGGCGCATCGACACGCCATGGGTGTTCCCCCAGCGGGACGGCGGCTTCATCCGCAATCCCCAGCACACCTGCGCGGAGGCCATCCTCCGGAACGCGGAGCGGGCGGGCATCCGGCCCATCGGGTGGCACACGCTGCGCCACACCTTCGCGAGCCACCTCGCCATGCGTGGGGTGCCGCTCAAGGCCATCCAGGAGCTGATGGGGCACGCCACCATCGAGATGACGATGCGCTACGCACACCTGAGCCCGGACGTGAAGAAGGACGCGGTGCGGGCCCTCGACGTGCGCCCCAACGGCACATTGACGGCACATATACAGGAGGCGTAG
- a CDS encoding N-acetylmuramoyl-L-alanine amidase, with product MALPAHVRATACALVSLLCLPSRVLAQEDDSFSHACGLESPDAVYVPLPGPRPHETRWRSSEPPLVRREDPPGGVSALSGLPQTRVRTGALSGKTIYLSPGHGFYRSAPLGRWATQRGNTNDVVEDLVSLETLDQYLMPMLMGAGATVIPVRESDLNPHMAIVDNGREGYSEEGAAELFSTASPNSGWGPPPSPMGNAVRPFQLGDHRVLTAASTATARATWAPSIPADGYYHVYVSYGADPGRVTDAHYMVRHAGGESHFRVNQRRHGGTWLMLGRFYFRAGQHPETASVVALNDSAEAGSISLDAVRFGGGSGAIGDAALGALPRARAEECARYHTQFSGAPPDVFAPSGTNALSNERNDDVSARPRFASWLHEEGEDAIYVAWHTNASSNGTVRGTEAYVYGPNPVDGTYNFTGVPGSEVLAQSLLDELKADLQREVEPAWRVRNLRSANLGEVNPRHNPEFPSVLMEVAYHDNALDAARLKEPAFRRIAARAFLQGIIKYFAVRDGVAVQLPPEAPPALVARNAGSGKVEVKWVVPPDPDGNVPAKFPATGYRLYQSADGLAWDEGTETDSTTFSLSLSPRATRYFRVAAFNAGGESFPSDVVGVRVPEAGGSAQVLVVNAFRRLDSSLARAENLSVYDLGSPLRALLESMNDGTALRRHGDAVSQLGVAFDGATSEALSAGLFTPVGYRVLDWFTGRGGVGGAGPDAAEQALMRTFVAGGGHLLLSGSHVASALAAGGPADQSFLTEFLRALPGCSASALLVNGLSDRWFPGLAGSLLDDGLRGSYPVGVPDALIPLEGGAPVLGYAGTGSAAGVASTAGGHVLFLGMPFEGLVSPARRTYLMGTFLARAGVLASAPTPPEGEELLPPGAPATLVGSGAPCSLDRIPDSYVNAETGCGCRASGGTASISSLLLLLIVHLRRAHRRSGFTER from the coding sequence ATGGCCCTTCCTGCTCACGTACGTGCCACCGCCTGCGCGCTGGTCTCCCTGCTCTGCCTGCCGAGCAGGGTCCTCGCACAGGAGGATGATTCCTTCTCCCATGCTTGCGGCCTGGAGTCCCCAGATGCCGTCTATGTGCCGTTGCCGGGCCCGAGGCCCCACGAGACGCGGTGGCGTTCCTCGGAGCCGCCCCTGGTGCGGCGGGAGGACCCGCCGGGCGGGGTCTCCGCGCTCTCGGGTCTGCCACAGACGCGGGTGCGTACCGGGGCGCTGTCGGGAAAGACGATCTACCTGAGCCCGGGGCACGGCTTCTACCGCAGCGCGCCCCTGGGCCGGTGGGCGACCCAGCGCGGCAACACGAACGACGTCGTCGAGGACCTGGTGTCCCTCGAGACGCTCGACCAGTACCTGATGCCGATGCTGATGGGGGCGGGCGCCACGGTGATTCCCGTGCGCGAGTCGGACCTCAATCCGCACATGGCCATCGTCGACAACGGCCGGGAGGGCTACTCGGAGGAGGGGGCCGCGGAGCTCTTCTCCACCGCCAGCCCCAATTCCGGCTGGGGTCCGCCGCCCTCGCCCATGGGGAACGCGGTGCGGCCCTTCCAGCTCGGAGACCACCGGGTGCTGACGGCCGCGTCCACGGCCACCGCGCGTGCCACCTGGGCGCCCTCGATTCCGGCCGACGGCTACTACCACGTGTACGTCTCGTATGGCGCGGACCCGGGCCGTGTCACGGATGCGCACTACATGGTGAGGCACGCGGGGGGCGAGAGCCATTTCCGGGTGAACCAGCGCCGCCACGGCGGGACGTGGCTGATGCTGGGCCGCTTCTACTTCCGGGCGGGCCAGCACCCCGAGACGGCCTCGGTGGTGGCGCTCAACGACTCGGCGGAAGCGGGCAGCATCTCCCTGGACGCGGTGCGCTTCGGTGGAGGCAGTGGCGCCATCGGTGACGCCGCCCTGGGTGCCCTGCCGCGGGCCCGCGCCGAGGAGTGTGCGCGCTACCACACCCAGTTCAGCGGTGCGCCGCCCGATGTGTTCGCGCCCTCGGGAACCAACGCGCTCTCCAACGAGCGCAACGACGACGTCTCCGCGCGCCCGCGCTTCGCCTCCTGGCTGCACGAGGAGGGTGAGGACGCCATCTACGTCGCCTGGCACACCAACGCCTCCAGCAACGGCACCGTGCGTGGCACCGAGGCCTACGTCTACGGCCCCAATCCCGTGGACGGCACGTACAACTTCACCGGGGTGCCCGGCAGCGAGGTACTCGCGCAGAGTCTGCTGGACGAGCTGAAGGCGGACCTGCAGCGGGAGGTCGAGCCCGCCTGGCGGGTGCGCAACCTGCGCTCGGCCAACCTGGGCGAGGTGAACCCGAGGCACAACCCGGAGTTCCCCTCCGTGCTGATGGAGGTGGCCTACCACGACAACGCGCTGGACGCCGCGCGGCTCAAGGAGCCCGCCTTCCGGCGGATCGCCGCGCGCGCCTTCCTCCAGGGCATCATCAAGTACTTCGCCGTGCGCGACGGCGTGGCGGTGCAACTGCCTCCCGAGGCCCCTCCCGCCCTGGTGGCGCGCAACGCGGGGAGCGGCAAGGTCGAGGTGAAGTGGGTGGTGCCTCCGGACCCGGATGGCAACGTGCCCGCGAAGTTCCCGGCCACCGGCTACCGCCTCTACCAGAGCGCGGACGGGCTGGCCTGGGACGAGGGCACCGAGACGGACTCCACCACCTTCTCCCTCTCCCTGTCGCCGAGAGCCACGCGCTACTTCCGCGTGGCTGCCTTCAACGCCGGAGGCGAGTCGTTCCCCTCGGACGTGGTGGGCGTGCGCGTGCCGGAGGCGGGCGGGAGCGCGCAGGTGCTCGTGGTCAACGCCTTCCGCCGCCTGGATTCGTCACTGGCGCGCGCCGAGAACCTCTCGGTGTATGACCTGGGCTCGCCCTTGCGCGCGCTGCTGGAGTCCATGAACGACGGAACGGCCCTGCGGCGTCACGGGGACGCGGTGTCGCAGCTCGGGGTGGCGTTCGACGGAGCGACCAGCGAGGCGCTCTCCGCGGGTCTCTTCACGCCCGTGGGCTACCGGGTGTTGGACTGGTTCACCGGGCGGGGTGGGGTGGGGGGCGCGGGTCCCGACGCCGCCGAGCAGGCGCTGATGCGCACCTTCGTCGCCGGAGGCGGGCACCTGCTGCTCTCGGGCAGCCATGTGGCGTCCGCGCTCGCCGCGGGCGGTCCGGCGGACCAGTCCTTCCTCACCGAGTTCCTCCGCGCCCTGCCTGGCTGTAGCGCGTCGGCCCTCCTGGTGAACGGGCTCTCGGACAGATGGTTCCCGGGCCTCGCCGGCTCGCTGCTCGATGACGGGCTGCGGGGCTCCTATCCAGTGGGAGTGCCGGATGCCCTCATCCCCTTGGAAGGGGGCGCTCCCGTGCTGGGCTATGCGGGGACGGGCTCCGCCGCGGGCGTGGCCTCGACGGCGGGGGGGCACGTGCTCTTCCTGGGGATGCCCTTCGAGGGCCTCGTGAGTCCCGCGCGTCGCACCTACCTCATGGGCACCTTCCTCGCCCGGGCGGGCGTGCTGGCCTCGGCTCCCACGCCGCCCGAGGGGGAGGAGCTCCTGCCTCCGGGGGCACCGGCCACGCTGGTGGGCTCCGGCGCACCCTGCTCGCTGGACCGGATTCCTGATTCCTATGTCAACGCGGAGACCGGCTGCGGCTGCCGGGCGAGCGGGGGAACCGCGTCCATTTCATCTCTGTTGCTGCTCCTGATTGTTCATCTGCGGCGCGCGCATCGTCGTTCGGGCTTCACTGAGCGTTGA